The DNA sequence GTCGACACCGGAGTTCGTGTAGAAGGTGCGGTCCTCGGAGGCCACGATCGTCTTGGACACGTAGTCGGGCAGCGTCGTCGTATCGATGATCTGACGGTTGATGTCGCCCAGGGTCCCCATCTCCGTCGTGCCGTCGGCGTAGTAGACGGTGGTCTTCTGCGCGAGAGCCAGGTCGTCCGGCGCGGGCACGGTCAGCGTGTTGTAGAGGTACAGGAACACGGCCATTCCGGCAATGAATGCACCCAGGAAGATAGTCAGAATTCCGAAGCCGATGCGCTTGGCCCACCGGAACCTCTTCTTCTTCGCGGGGCGCTTCTTTCCGGCCGAGGGAGCTGAGGCAGCCTTTCGGGATGAGTGCGACGCAGCAGCGGCGCGTGCAGCACGTCGCGACGGCAGGCCGTGGTGCCCTGCCACACCCGAGCCACGAGGCTCCATGATGTCATTCCAGTCAGACTGTCCGTTATTACTAGCCACTATTCGCCCTTTCAGCGGATTGGTCTACACCTAGCGTAACTGTCTTTCCTGAAAGAACCACATAGTATGCGCTGCAACACAGGGAGTGGGTGCGTTGGCGGCGCACCCGCCCCCCTGTCGCGGAACACGCCGCGTGATCAGGTCAGGACCACTGCTCTTCGGGACGACCATCGGCCGCCCACAGGGTGTGGAAGACACCCTCCTTGTCGACCCGGTGGTAGGTGTGCGAGCCGAAGAAGTCGCGCTGACCCTGGATGAGGGCGGCCGGCAGGCGCGTCGCCCGAATCTGGTCAAAGTAGGCCAGGGAGGAGGCGAACACGGGGATCGGAACGCCGGCGAGGGCGGCCTGGGCCACGACGCGGCGCAGCGCGGGCGTGCACTCCTGGAAGCGTGTCGCAAACGGCTCGGCGGCCAGCAGCAGCGGCAGATCCGGATCGGCCTCGTAGGCGCGGGTGATGTCGTCGAGGAAGGCGGCACGGATGATGCAGCCCGCGCGCCAGATGCGAGCCAGGGCGCCCTTGTCGATACCCCAGCCGTATTCCTTCGCGCCGGCCTCGATCTCGTCGAAGCCCTGCGAGTAGGCAACGATCTTCGAGGCGAAGAGCGCGCGTCGCACGTCCTCGATGAACGCGGCCCGGGCCTCGTCCGACTCGATGACGAGCGCGGTAGCGTTGCCCGCGAGCGCCTGGCCGGCCGCACGCTGGGCGGGCTCGGAGGATGCGCCGCGCGCGAAGGTCGCCTCGCCAATCGCGGTGACGGGGACCGCCAAGTCGAGGGCGGTCTGCACCGTCCACTTACCGGTGCCCTTCTGCGAGGCGGCGTCCACGATGAGGTCGACGAGCGGGCGGCCCGTCTCGGCGTCCACCTGGCGCAGGACCTCGACGGTGATCTCCATGAGGTAGGAGTTGAGTTCGCCCTCGTTCCAGGTGGCGAAGATGTCAGCGATCTGCCCCGGCGTCGCGCCCAGGCCCTCGCGCAGGAGGGTGTAGGCCTCGGCGATGACCTGCATGTCCGCGTACTCGATGCCGTTGTGCACCATCTTCACGAAGTGGCCGGCGCCGTTCGCGCCGATGTAGGTGGAGCAGGGCACGCCGTCGTAGGTGCCGGCGATCGCCTCGAACATGGGGCCGAGGCGCTCGTACGAGGCCGGGCTGCCGCCGGGCATGATGGAGGGACCCCACAGGGCACCCTCCTCGCCACCGGAGACGCCGGCGCCCACAAAGTGCAGGCCGCGCTCGGCTGCCCACTTCTCGCGGCGGATCGTGTCGGTAAACAGGGAGTTACCGCAGTCGACGATGATGTCGCCCTTGTCCATGAGAGCGGCGAGCTGTTCCATGACGGCGTCCGTCGCGGGACCAGCCTGGACCATGATGATGGCGACGCGGGGCGCCCGCAGGGAGGCGACGAAGTCCTCCAGCGAGGACGAGGGAACGAAGGTCGCCTCGTCGCCGTGCTGAGCCATGAGCTTCTCGGTGCGAGCCGGGGTCCGATTGAAGACGGCGGTCGCGTAGCCGTTACGTGCCAGGTTACGGGCCAGGTTCGCGCCCATGACACCCAGGCCGTACACGCCGATGTCGGCCGATGCCTTCTCGGGGGTAAACGTACTCATGCGATAACTCTCCTAACGAATAGTTGAATTATTCCCAGAGTACGGCGGCATTACCGGGACCGCACCGTGCGCGGACGTGACGATTGTCGCCCACAGGCGTCTCGGACCTACTCCTGGGCCTCACGGGCGGCCTTCGCGGCGGCCTTGCGGGCCTTCTTTTCCGCGACCTTCGCCTCCCAGTGGGCCTGCTGGGCCTGGTACTCCTGCGCCAGGGCGCGCACGTCGTCGGATGCCCACCACTCGAGAAGCGCCTGACGGGCGGCCTCCTCGCCCAGTGGTCCGCGCTCCATGCGCAGCTCCAGCAGGTAGTCGCGGGCGATCTTGACGGCGCGCGAGGGGCGCAGACCCAGGATCTCCATGATCTGGTCGCCGTCGAGGTCGGGGCGGATCGCGTCGAGCTCCTCCTGTTCGCTCAGGGCGGCGATCCGGTTTTCGAGGTCGTCGTATGCGGAGGACAGGAAGTTGGCCTTACGCCGGTTGCGGGTCGTGCAGTCGGCGCGCGTGAGGCGATGCAGGCGCTCGAGGAGCTCGCCCGCGTCGGCAACGTAGCGGCGTACCGCGGAGTCGGACCAGGCGGCCTCGCCGTAGCCGTGGAAGCGCAGGTGCAGCGCGACCAGGTTACTGACGGCCTCAATCGTCGCCTTATCGAAGTGCAGGGCCTTCATGCGCTTGCGCGTCATCTTCGCGCCCACGATCTCGTGGTGGTGGAAGGACACGGTGCCGTTGGGTTCAAAGCGACGGGTCGCCGGCTTGCCGACGTCGTGCATAAGAGCCGCGAAACGCAGGATGAAGTCGGGGGCGGGGACCGGGCCGTCCGGTCCGGTCTCGAGGTCCATCGCCTGCTCGACGACGGTGAGAGTGTGCTCGTAGACGTCCTTGTGGCGCTTGTGCTCGTCGACGGTCGAGACGAGGCCGGCGACCTCGGGCAGGACGACCTCGGCAACGCCCGTGTGGACCATCAGCTCGATGCCGCGGCGCGGGTAGGGCGAGATGATGAGGCGCTCGAGCTCGGCGCGGATGCGCTCGGCTGAGACGATCTCCAGGCGCGAGGCCATGGTCTCCATCGCGTTCATGACGTCCATGTCGACGTCGAGGCCAAGCTGGGCGGAGAAACGCGCGGCGCGCATGATGCGCAGCGGATCGTCGTCGAAAGACTGCTGGGCGGACACGGGGGTGCGCAGGTTGCCGTCAGCGAGGTCGGTGAGGCCACCGCACGGGTCGACGAGGACCATCTGCGGCAGGCGCATCGCCATTGCGTTGACCGTGAAGTCGCGGCGCGTCAGGTCGCCCTCGAGCGTGTCACCGAAGGTCACCTCGGGTTTGCGCGAGCCGATCTCGTACTCGTCGGTGCGGTAGGTCGTCACCTCGACGACCAGGTCGCCGCGGCGACCACCGATTGTGCCGAACTCCTTGCCGATGTCCCAGGTGGCGTTACCCCACTGAGCAAGGAGTTCCTCGGT is a window from the Schaalia odontolytica genome containing:
- the gndA gene encoding NADP-dependent phosphogluconate dehydrogenase, with the translated sequence MSTFTPEKASADIGVYGLGVMGANLARNLARNGYATAVFNRTPARTEKLMAQHGDEATFVPSSSLEDFVASLRAPRVAIIMVQAGPATDAVMEQLAALMDKGDIIVDCGNSLFTDTIRREKWAAERGLHFVGAGVSGGEEGALWGPSIMPGGSPASYERLGPMFEAIAGTYDGVPCSTYIGANGAGHFVKMVHNGIEYADMQVIAEAYTLLREGLGATPGQIADIFATWNEGELNSYLMEITVEVLRQVDAETGRPLVDLIVDAASQKGTGKWTVQTALDLAVPVTAIGEATFARGASSEPAQRAAGQALAGNATALVIESDEARAAFIEDVRRALFASKIVAYSQGFDEIEAGAKEYGWGIDKGALARIWRAGCIIRAAFLDDITRAYEADPDLPLLLAAEPFATRFQECTPALRRVVAQAALAGVPIPVFASSLAYFDQIRATRLPAALIQGQRDFFGSHTYHRVDKEGVFHTLWAADGRPEEQWS
- a CDS encoding CCA tRNA nucleotidyltransferase translates to MANATRTFAALPPAIMELGTIFDQAGEEISLVGGPVRDAFLGVTPHDFDMTTSARPEHTEELLAQWGNATWDIGKEFGTIGGRRGDLVVEVTTYRTDEYEIGSRKPEVTFGDTLEGDLTRRDFTVNAMAMRLPQMVLVDPCGGLTDLADGNLRTPVSAQQSFDDDPLRIMRAARFSAQLGLDVDMDVMNAMETMASRLEIVSAERIRAELERLIISPYPRRGIELMVHTGVAEVVLPEVAGLVSTVDEHKRHKDVYEHTLTVVEQAMDLETGPDGPVPAPDFILRFAALMHDVGKPATRRFEPNGTVSFHHHEIVGAKMTRKRMKALHFDKATIEAVSNLVALHLRFHGYGEAAWSDSAVRRYVADAGELLERLHRLTRADCTTRNRRKANFLSSAYDDLENRIAALSEQEELDAIRPDLDGDQIMEILGLRPSRAVKIARDYLLELRMERGPLGEEAARQALLEWWASDDVRALAQEYQAQQAHWEAKVAEKKARKAAAKAAREAQE